In Gemmatimonadaceae bacterium, a single genomic region encodes these proteins:
- a CDS encoding cation transporter, with product MEPLKLTIEGMSCEHCVRAVKGRLTKTPGVTVEEVAIGSATLRYDPSRTNVDEIEEAIADEGYTAFVAD from the coding sequence ATGGAACCGCTCAAGTTGACCATTGAAGGAATGTCGTGCGAGCATTGTGTGCGCGCCGTGAAGGGTCGCCTAACGAAGACGCCTGGCGTGACGGTCGAAGAGGTAGCGATCGGCTCGGCGACGCTGCGCTACGATCCGTCCCGCACCAACGTCGACGAGATCGAAGAAGCAATCGCCGACGAAGGGTACACCGCCTTCGTCGCCGACTGA
- a CDS encoding DUF72 domain-containing protein, whose protein sequence is MVDRTGKGAIAEKAAARVRIGTQGWNYDAWVGPFYPVGTRPTDFLAIYSRAFDTVEVDSTFYAVPPAKTVRGWADRTPPGFVFALKMPQEITHERRLRDVGDSASLFYERARELEDKLGPILIQLGPDFLPTELPALAHFLPTLPRDMRFAIEFRQRGWIHDGVLALLAEHGVALALTDARWIPRKQMMQLAAQPTADFVYVRWMGPDRAIIDYSRIQVDRAHELELWSGVLWPLAVQGRSVFGYVNNHFAGHSPESARQLQLLMRQTPVDPARLGEQLTLF, encoded by the coding sequence ATGGTCGATAGGACAGGGAAGGGAGCGATCGCGGAAAAGGCCGCCGCCCGGGTTCGCATCGGAACGCAGGGATGGAATTACGACGCCTGGGTTGGTCCCTTTTATCCCGTCGGTACGCGGCCCACCGATTTCCTGGCGATCTATTCTCGCGCGTTCGACACGGTGGAAGTCGATTCCACGTTTTATGCGGTGCCGCCAGCAAAGACCGTACGTGGCTGGGCGGACCGAACGCCGCCTGGTTTTGTGTTCGCGCTCAAAATGCCGCAGGAGATCACTCACGAAAGGCGGCTGAGAGACGTCGGTGATTCCGCAAGTCTGTTTTACGAGCGCGCCCGTGAGCTCGAGGACAAGCTCGGTCCGATCCTGATCCAGCTCGGTCCTGACTTCTTGCCGACGGAACTTCCGGCGCTGGCGCATTTTCTTCCCACGCTACCTCGCGACATGCGCTTCGCGATCGAGTTCCGGCAGCGGGGCTGGATTCATGACGGAGTCTTGGCTCTGCTCGCCGAGCACGGCGTCGCGCTGGCGCTGACCGATGCGCGCTGGATCCCGCGTAAGCAGATGATGCAACTTGCCGCGCAACCGACCGCGGATTTCGTTTACGTACGGTGGATGGGTCCCGATCGCGCGATCATCGATTACTCTCGCATCCAGGTAGATCGTGCGCACGAGCTCGAGCTGTGGTCGGGCGTGTTGTGGCCTCTCGCGGTGCAGGGACGTTCGGTGTTCGGATACGTGAACAATCACTTTGCCGGCCACTCGCCGGAGTCAGCGCGCCAGCTCCAGCTCCTCATGCGCCAAACGCCGGTCGATCCGGCGCGACTCGGTGAGCAGTTGACCCTGTTCTAA
- the mgtE gene encoding magnesium transporter, whose protein sequence is MAPTHRNPEDLPVAALVAPDILALLEDSPADIAAETEELHPADLADVVELLPAERVPLFLSALPRERAADVLEYLNEELRAEILEQMSARQAAELVTEMTPDDRADTLEELSELSEEHAEEVLSEIPTEARKETEQLLRFDPDTAGGLMTTEFVSVPAATTVEDALDRVRALARSGRREAMYAIYATDAEGRVAGVLSLRELLAAQPGAKISEIAWTEVVALGPNSDREEVARLTSNYDLVAIPVVSESGHLMGVITVDDVIDIIQEESTEDVQKLGGMEALDEPYMQIGFWRMIRKRAGWLCALFIGEMFTATALGYFQGTIDRATVLALFLPLIISSGGNSGSQGTSLMIRSLALQEVGIRDWWRVVIRELPAGLTLGVILGLIGYVRIELWQYLHDHSMHVFGLPLGQNYNQHPGITIEVHLVALTVGLALVGVVTFGTIVGSMLPFLFRRLGFDPASASAPFVATAVDVTGLVIYFSVALVVLHGVIL, encoded by the coding sequence ATGGCACCTACGCATCGCAACCCCGAGGACTTGCCCGTCGCGGCGCTCGTCGCGCCGGACATTCTTGCGCTGCTCGAGGACTCTCCGGCCGACATCGCCGCGGAGACGGAGGAGCTCCACCCCGCCGATCTCGCCGACGTCGTCGAGCTGTTGCCGGCGGAGCGCGTTCCACTGTTCCTCTCGGCGTTGCCACGTGAGCGCGCCGCGGACGTCCTCGAGTACCTGAACGAAGAGCTCCGCGCGGAGATTCTCGAGCAGATGAGCGCCCGGCAGGCCGCGGAGCTCGTCACCGAGATGACGCCGGACGATCGCGCCGACACGCTCGAGGAGTTGAGCGAGCTCTCGGAGGAGCACGCCGAAGAAGTCCTCTCGGAGATTCCGACCGAGGCGCGTAAAGAAACCGAGCAGCTACTCCGCTTCGATCCGGATACGGCCGGCGGCCTGATGACGACGGAGTTCGTCTCCGTGCCGGCGGCGACGACGGTGGAAGATGCGCTCGATCGTGTGCGCGCGCTCGCACGATCCGGTCGGCGCGAGGCGATGTACGCGATCTATGCGACAGATGCCGAGGGTCGCGTCGCAGGCGTGTTGTCGCTCCGCGAGCTCCTCGCGGCGCAGCCCGGCGCGAAGATCTCCGAAATTGCCTGGACCGAGGTGGTGGCCCTCGGTCCCAACTCCGATCGCGAGGAGGTGGCGCGCCTAACGTCGAACTACGACCTCGTCGCGATACCCGTGGTGAGCGAGTCGGGCCACCTCATGGGTGTGATTACAGTCGACGACGTCATCGACATCATTCAGGAGGAATCGACGGAGGACGTTCAGAAGCTCGGCGGTATGGAAGCGCTGGACGAGCCGTACATGCAGATCGGCTTCTGGCGGATGATTCGAAAGCGCGCGGGCTGGCTGTGCGCGCTGTTCATCGGGGAAATGTTCACCGCCACGGCGCTCGGCTATTTCCAGGGCACCATCGACCGGGCGACGGTGCTCGCTCTCTTTCTTCCGCTCATCATCAGCTCCGGCGGTAACTCAGGGTCGCAGGGCACTTCGCTGATGATTCGCTCGCTCGCGTTACAGGAGGTGGGGATCCGTGACTGGTGGCGCGTCGTCATTCGCGAGCTCCCTGCTGGTCTCACGCTCGGTGTGATTCTCGGCCTGATCGGCTACGTGCGCATCGAGCTCTGGCAGTATCTGCACGACCATTCGATGCACGTGTTCGGGCTGCCGCTCGGACAGAACTACAATCAGCATCCGGGCATCACGATCGAAGTGCATCTCGTTGCGCTCACCGTCGGGCTCGCGCTCGTCGGTGTCGTCACGTTCGGGACGATAGTGGGATCGATGCTGCCCTTTCTCTTTCGGCGTCTCGGGTTCGATCCGGCGAGCGCATCCGCACCCTTCGTGGCAACGGCGGTCGACGTCACCGGCCTCGTCATCTACTTCTCCGTCGCCCTCGTCGTTTTGCACGGCGTCATTCTGTAG
- the galK gene encoding galactokinase, translating into MNDELRARVLAEFERRFGGRPSFVARAPGRVNLIGDHTDYNDGFVLPMAIDREICLAVRSRDDRRVIVHSLDFDQEADFSLDDGNPRREGRSWVEYLRGVGWALDSAGRPTSGWEGVAGGDVPIGAGLSSSAALELATARVFGALSGVVWQPVAMARLAQRAENEWVGVNCGIMDQLISAAGAEGRALLIDCRTLETQLVTMPPHVAVVVLDTATRRGLADSAYNERRAQCEQAARLFGVPALRDVDFVKFTERQSELDPITRKRARHVITENARTLQAATLLEQGDVRALGMLMDESHVSLRYDFEVSRPELDAMVAIGRRQKGCLGARMTGAGFGGCAVALVERTEADSFARIVATEYEAAIGIRPAVYVCAASAGATVENLSA; encoded by the coding sequence GTGAACGACGAGCTTCGCGCACGTGTGCTCGCCGAGTTCGAACGACGCTTCGGCGGCAGACCGTCCTTCGTCGCGCGCGCACCGGGGCGGGTGAATCTCATCGGCGACCACACGGATTACAACGATGGTTTCGTGCTGCCGATGGCGATCGATCGCGAGATCTGCCTCGCCGTCCGGTCGCGCGACGACCGGCGCGTCATTGTCCATTCGCTCGATTTCGATCAAGAGGCCGACTTCTCACTCGACGACGGAAATCCGCGTCGCGAAGGTCGCTCGTGGGTCGAGTATCTCCGCGGCGTCGGATGGGCACTGGATTCCGCGGGACGTCCCACGAGCGGATGGGAAGGTGTCGCCGGCGGTGATGTACCGATCGGAGCCGGACTCTCCTCCAGCGCGGCGCTCGAGCTGGCGACCGCGCGCGTTTTCGGGGCCCTGAGCGGCGTTGTGTGGCAGCCGGTCGCGATGGCGCGTCTCGCGCAGCGCGCCGAGAACGAATGGGTCGGCGTGAACTGCGGGATCATGGATCAGCTGATTTCTGCCGCCGGCGCCGAGGGCCGTGCCCTCCTCATCGACTGCCGAACGCTCGAAACCCAGCTCGTCACCATGCCGCCTCACGTTGCCGTTGTCGTGCTCGATACGGCGACTCGACGCGGACTGGCCGATTCGGCGTACAACGAGCGTCGCGCGCAGTGCGAGCAAGCCGCGCGACTCTTCGGCGTCCCTGCCTTACGAGACGTCGATTTCGTGAAGTTCACGGAGCGCCAGAGCGAGTTGGATCCGATAACGCGGAAGCGTGCGCGCCACGTCATCACCGAGAACGCCCGCACTCTTCAGGCAGCGACATTGCTCGAGCAGGGCGACGTGCGCGCGCTCGGAATGCTGATGGACGAGAGCCACGTGTCGCTGCGATACGACTTCGAGGTCTCGCGCCCGGAGCTCGACGCAATGGTAGCGATCGGGCGTCGCCAGAAAGGATGCCTCGGAGCGCGCATGACCGGCGCCGGTTTCGGGGGCTGTGCCGTCGCACTCGTCGAGCGCACCGAAGCCGATTCGTTCGCGCGGATCGTGGCCACGGAGTACGAGGCCGCAATCGGTATCCGGCCTGCCGTGTACGTCTGCGCTGCTTCGGCCGGCGCGACCGTGGAGAATCTCAGCGCCTAA
- a CDS encoding SURF1 family protein produces the protein MPRRLLLFLLLALVVGAACIRLGFWQLSRLAQRRARNSVVSARLAEPMVPLTSLHADSASVLRRAMVSGTPDFDHEIVLAARSYEGSPGVYLFTPLRVAGSDTVTLVNRGWIYAPDGASVDLTRWREAGTRYVGYAELLPRGASNAPDGVLRRDARVARELNLVTVNSLLPYPVSPLYLVATAQDTTKPVAERVARLPAPALDEGPHLSYALQWFAFAAIALIGGAAVAVRGRTL, from the coding sequence ATGCCTCGACGATTGTTGCTCTTTCTATTGCTCGCCCTCGTGGTGGGCGCGGCGTGCATTCGGCTCGGCTTCTGGCAGTTGAGCCGCCTGGCGCAACGCAGGGCTCGGAACTCCGTAGTGAGTGCGCGCCTCGCCGAGCCGATGGTCCCGCTCACGAGCTTGCACGCTGACAGCGCGAGCGTGCTTCGCCGCGCGATGGTCTCCGGCACGCCCGACTTCGATCACGAAATAGTGCTGGCGGCTCGGAGCTACGAGGGATCGCCCGGCGTCTACCTTTTCACGCCGCTGCGCGTGGCGGGTAGCGATACGGTCACTCTCGTCAATCGCGGCTGGATCTATGCGCCCGACGGCGCGAGTGTCGACCTCACTCGCTGGCGCGAAGCTGGGACGCGCTATGTCGGCTACGCAGAGCTGCTTCCTCGCGGCGCCTCGAACGCTCCGGACGGAGTGCTCCGGCGCGACGCACGCGTGGCACGCGAGCTGAATCTCGTGACTGTGAACAGCCTGCTTCCGTACCCCGTCTCGCCGCTCTATCTGGTCGCCACCGCACAGGACACGACCAAGCCGGTGGCCGAACGCGTCGCCCGGCTACCGGCTCCGGCGCTGGACGAAGGCCCGCACCTCAGCTACGCGCTGCAGTGGTTCGCGTTCGCAGCGATCGCGTTGATCGGCGGGGCGGCGGTCGCCGTTCGGGGACGAACGCTGTGA
- a CDS encoding acyl-CoA dehydrogenase family protein: MADKSAALASEKEARDVAESARESEWSGPSFVRELFLGRFRLDLIHPHPAEDPEEEARARPFFEKLSAFLHRVDSDMIDRTGEIPEEYIEELRAMGAFGIKIPREYGGLGLSYTSYVKAMAMVTSKDGSITALLSAHQSIGLPQPLKLFGSDEQKRRFFPRLAKGAISAFALTEVDAGSDPANMHASAKPTDDGKFFILNGEKLWCTNGTRADLFVVMARTPDAPGKDGKPRKQITAFIVEANWPGVEVVHRCRFMGLKALENGLIRFTNVKVPRENILWGEGKGLKLALITLNTGRLTLPASAAGGSKAMLNVSRWWSNERVQWGAPIGKHEAVAQKIGMMAANTFAMEAISGLTVGLAEHGGYDIRLEAAIAKMYNTEHGWRIVDDTLQIRGGRGYETADSLRARGEPAIPIERAMRDFRINLIFEGSSEIMRLFIAREAVDHHFKLAFPIVSPDSSLGQRFKAAAKSAPFYATWYPSRWLPRATSFSEFGSLAKHLRFAERRTRKLGRSLFHAMVRFGPRLERKQMVLFRAVDIGAELFAIAAACVRAQMLAKNGNTKAIVLADLFCREARLRVDSLFDRFYGSNDQTIYRVAQQVLRGEHAWLEQGIIAMIDAEDEREPVGDDAEKGEPAVAR, translated from the coding sequence ATGGCTGACAAGTCCGCGGCACTCGCCTCCGAAAAGGAAGCGCGCGACGTCGCTGAGTCCGCGCGCGAAAGCGAGTGGTCTGGTCCGAGTTTCGTTCGCGAGCTCTTCCTCGGTCGCTTCCGTCTCGATCTGATCCATCCGCATCCGGCGGAGGACCCGGAAGAGGAAGCACGCGCGCGCCCATTCTTCGAAAAACTCTCCGCGTTCCTACATCGTGTCGATTCGGACATGATCGATCGCACCGGCGAGATCCCGGAGGAGTACATCGAAGAACTACGCGCGATGGGCGCATTCGGAATCAAGATTCCTCGCGAGTACGGCGGTCTCGGCCTGTCATACACGAGTTACGTGAAAGCCATGGCGATGGTCACGTCGAAAGACGGATCGATCACCGCGCTGCTGTCGGCACACCAATCGATCGGTCTGCCGCAGCCATTGAAGCTTTTCGGCAGCGACGAACAGAAACGTCGATTCTTTCCACGGCTCGCGAAGGGCGCTATCTCGGCCTTCGCGCTCACCGAAGTCGATGCTGGCAGTGATCCCGCGAACATGCACGCGTCGGCGAAGCCGACGGATGACGGCAAGTTCTTCATCCTCAACGGCGAGAAGCTGTGGTGCACGAACGGTACGCGCGCCGATCTCTTCGTCGTCATGGCACGAACGCCGGACGCGCCGGGGAAGGACGGCAAACCGCGCAAGCAGATCACGGCCTTCATCGTCGAGGCCAACTGGCCCGGTGTCGAAGTGGTGCATCGCTGCCGATTCATGGGGCTCAAGGCCCTCGAGAACGGCCTCATTCGATTCACGAATGTGAAAGTACCCCGCGAGAACATCCTCTGGGGCGAAGGCAAAGGGCTCAAGCTGGCGCTGATAACGCTGAACACTGGCCGCCTGACGCTCCCCGCGAGCGCTGCTGGTGGCTCGAAGGCGATGCTGAACGTTTCGCGCTGGTGGTCGAACGAGCGCGTGCAGTGGGGCGCGCCGATCGGCAAGCACGAGGCGGTTGCGCAGAAAATCGGCATGATGGCGGCGAACACCTTCGCGATGGAGGCGATCTCGGGCCTGACGGTCGGCCTGGCCGAGCACGGTGGTTACGACATTCGGCTCGAGGCGGCGATTGCGAAGATGTACAACACGGAGCACGGTTGGAGGATCGTCGATGACACGCTCCAGATCCGCGGCGGCCGTGGCTACGAGACGGCGGACTCGCTGCGTGCGCGTGGCGAACCGGCGATTCCCATCGAGCGTGCGATGCGTGATTTCCGCATCAATCTGATCTTCGAGGGCTCGTCGGAGATCATGCGCCTGTTCATCGCGCGTGAGGCGGTGGATCATCACTTCAAGTTGGCGTTCCCGATCGTCTCGCCCGATTCGTCGTTAGGCCAGCGATTCAAGGCGGCGGCGAAATCGGCGCCGTTCTACGCCACGTGGTATCCTTCGCGTTGGTTGCCGCGCGCCACGAGCTTCAGCGAGTTCGGATCGTTGGCGAAGCATCTGCGTTTTGCCGAGCGCCGCACCCGCAAGTTGGGCCGCTCGTTGTTCCACGCGATGGTCCGCTTCGGTCCGCGCCTCGAGCGGAAGCAGATGGTGCTCTTCCGCGCCGTCGACATCGGCGCCGAGCTGTTTGCCATTGCGGCGGCCTGCGTTCGCGCTCAGATGCTGGCGAAGAACGGGAACACCAAGGCGATCGTCCTGGCTGATCTCTTCTGCCGCGAGGCGCGGCTCCGCGTGGACTCGCTCTTCGACCGATTCTACGGCAGCAACGATCAGACGATTTACCGTGTCGCCCAACAGGTCCTCCGTGGCGAACACGCCTGGCTCGAGCAGGGCATCATCGCAATGATCGACGCCGAGGATGAGCGCGAACCCGTTGGCGATGACGCGGAGAAGGGAGAGCCGGCGGTCGCTCGCTGA
- a CDS encoding NAD(P)-dependent oxidoreductase → MNVAFLGLGAIGRPMARRVAEAGFTLTIWNRTEARAREFAAATPSRVATSPRDAAKGADIVITCLPNSPDVAALLDGDMGLLAGMRAGSTLVDCTSGQPATSRQIADRLREREIDFVDAPVSGGVSGAEKGALTVMVGGDETVLERIRPVLAAFGQKIVHCGAVGTGDALKAVNNALLAVHIWSTAEGLAMLVKEGVSPNVALDVINASSGRSNASMNLFPERVLTRAFPRTFRLALLDKDVGIAAGVAAAQRVPAPVLQLTAALFEAAHNSLGEAADHVEAVKMLEQWAGVEIA, encoded by the coding sequence ATGAATGTTGCTTTCCTCGGGCTCGGTGCCATCGGTCGGCCGATGGCGAGACGAGTTGCCGAAGCGGGGTTCACATTAACGATCTGGAATCGCACCGAGGCGCGCGCTCGCGAATTCGCTGCCGCGACGCCATCGCGTGTCGCGACGTCGCCCAGAGACGCCGCGAAAGGTGCCGACATCGTCATCACCTGTCTTCCGAATTCTCCGGACGTCGCCGCGCTGCTCGATGGCGACATGGGTCTCCTCGCGGGAATGCGCGCCGGGTCGACACTGGTCGATTGCACGTCCGGGCAGCCGGCGACGTCCCGCCAGATCGCCGATCGATTGCGCGAGCGCGAGATCGATTTCGTCGATGCGCCGGTGAGCGGTGGCGTGAGCGGTGCGGAGAAGGGCGCGCTCACCGTGATGGTCGGCGGCGACGAGACGGTGTTGGAGCGCATTCGACCGGTGCTCGCGGCCTTCGGTCAGAAGATTGTCCATTGCGGCGCCGTCGGAACGGGCGACGCGCTCAAAGCGGTGAACAACGCACTGCTCGCGGTGCACATCTGGTCGACGGCCGAGGGGCTCGCGATGCTCGTGAAAGAGGGTGTGTCGCCGAACGTCGCGCTGGACGTGATCAACGCCTCGAGCGGGCGATCCAATGCGTCGATGAACCTGTTTCCGGAGCGCGTGCTCACGCGCGCGTTTCCGCGCACATTCCGCCTCGCATTGCTCGACAAGGATGTCGGAATTGCCGCGGGCGTCGCTGCGGCGCAGCGCGTCCCGGCACCGGTGCTGCAGCTCACCGCGGCGCTGTTCGAGGCGGCGCATAATTCGTTAGGCGAAGCCGCCGATCACGTCGAGGCGGTGAAGATGCTCGAACAATGGGCCGGAGTGGAGATCGCATGA
- a CDS encoding ABC transporter ATP-binding protein: MSDDGVLVSARELHRDYTMSAGVVHAVRGVSLDVRSGEYVAIVGPSGCGKSTLLNLLGAIDEPSSGTLSIGGQLVSGLSDREATLFRLRNIGFVFQRFYLMPVLTAIENVEFPMAEAGAGRTERHARARELLAYVGLGERVDHRPTELSGGEQQRVAIARALANRPALVLADEPTGELDAHTGAEVIALFERLNRDGTTIVVVTHDEDLANAAHRVIHMRDGVIIDERHR, encoded by the coding sequence GTGAGCGACGACGGCGTACTCGTTTCCGCGCGCGAGCTCCATCGCGACTACACGATGTCCGCCGGGGTCGTCCACGCCGTGCGTGGTGTGTCGCTGGATGTTCGGTCCGGAGAGTACGTGGCAATCGTTGGGCCGTCCGGGTGCGGCAAGTCGACGCTGCTCAACCTGCTCGGCGCGATCGACGAGCCATCGTCAGGCACGTTGTCCATTGGTGGACAGCTGGTAAGCGGTCTGTCCGATCGCGAAGCGACTCTCTTTCGGCTACGCAACATCGGATTCGTGTTCCAGCGCTTCTACCTCATGCCAGTTCTCACCGCGATCGAAAACGTGGAGTTTCCGATGGCTGAAGCCGGAGCCGGGAGGACAGAGCGGCACGCGCGCGCACGCGAGCTGCTTGCGTACGTCGGTCTCGGTGAGCGAGTCGACCATCGTCCGACGGAGCTCTCAGGAGGAGAGCAACAACGCGTCGCCATTGCTCGGGCTTTGGCGAATCGGCCAGCGCTGGTGCTCGCCGACGAACCGACTGGAGAGCTCGACGCGCACACTGGCGCCGAGGTGATCGCACTTTTCGAGCGGCTGAATCGCGACGGAACGACGATTGTCGTCGTGACGCACGACGAGGATCTCGCAAACGCGGCGCATCGCGTCATTCACATGCGTGATGGCGTGATCATCGACGAGAGGCATCGATGA